GCCAGGGCAGTGCCCATGGACACCACTGGGcaccctggccctgcctgcccctcacatcccaaGTACAACAGCAATTTGGTGTCAtttgaaagaggagaaaaaaacaaaaaagaagagaaaaaagggaagatcTAGACTTTGGCTATCTCTGAATACTGATTggcttttttttcatctttgatGTTGCAGGCTAGTCTATACCGAGGAGGGTACAGCCGCTTCACTCCCTACTAGCAAGACAGACCCAGCCCCCCCACCACTGCCCCCGATGCTCTCTAGCACCAAACCAAACCAGGCAGACAGAGCCGAGGCCGAGCCTGTGGAGGAGCCGTGGGTGCTGCCCAGGTGGCCGGGCTCTGTGGGGCCACAGCACCCCACACCCATAGGGTTACCTCAGCTGCTCCGTCCTGCCGCCTGCCCGCCTCTCCTGCACCATCCGCCCACCCCGGGGACCGTGGGCAGCGGggccagccctgagccccagcagcGCCCTGTtcccagagccaggctgtggggTCCCCCCGCCGCCCTGGCTGGGGTGCACAGTGCTCATCCCGctgccaggcaggcaggggtgctcagcctgcagGGATGCTCACTCCACAGGCACTGGGGCTCAGGATGACAGCAGCCCCCCaagcagcccctctgcccccatAGGAGAGAGAGATGCCAGCTGGGGTTGCTGCCAGCTGTGGGGCCTGACGAAGCTGGGGTGGGTTCAGGATCCCGGGGCAGTCTGCCGGGCAGGAGGGCTGCTCTGCGGAGCCGGGTGcgatgggctgggctgggctgggcaggagccctgctctgctgagctgggtgtgatgggctgggctgggacgGGGCCTGCGTgcccccagccagcagcttggcCTGAACGCTCCAGCGAAAGACCTGCCTCTCTTGTTTCTGTTGTAGTGAACCCGTGGCTGTTTCCTTCTGGGACCAGGAAGGGCAAAAatatccacacacacacaaaacaaaaaaaaaaagaaccccaaaatacaaaaactaaaagcaaagcaacaaaaaaaaaaaaaaagaaaaaaagaaaaaaagaaaaaaagaaaaaacaaacaaaaaaaagagaaaccgAGCCAAATGGCAGCAGCCAAGTGAGTCCCAGCTGTCCACACACACGGAGTGAGCGAGTCCCAGAGGAGCCGCGGCAAGCACCGGCGGTCGGATGCGCCGGAGGGACCCCcagcgccccggccccgcagcccagcagggagggagccgGTGCAGGCAGGCGTGAGGGTCCGCGGGAGTCCGTGGGGTCCTCCCCCGCCCAGGTGCAGGGCCTGGGCGCCACGTCTTCCTTTCCCTGGTGCAGCAGCGCTGGGGGTGCCGGCAGAgcgctgcgccctgcccggctcgTGGGACCGGGTGACGGGGTGGGGACCTGGCTTGGTGCCACCCGAGCCCCGGCGCTGGTGGCCATCAGCGTGTCAAGCGTGTGAGGCCTCAGCTCCAGCGCGGAACTGGGGCGGCGGCACGGATGCGGTGCTGAGGTATTGCAGGGGATCACCCTCTGCcttttaaagggaatttttgtTAAGAGGAGCTTGCAACTCGCTTGTGAccccttccccttcttcctccctccttccctgacACCTGTGCTCCCACCCTGCCTGGACCAGCCCTGACCAAAGCTGGGCCAGGCGCTGCCCCAGTCCCACTCCCGCTCGCTCTGTGGCACGGGACACGCTCATGGCCACCTGCCTGAGGCAGCGGGATGCCCCCAACCCTGGGTGTGGGGTCTCGGCCACTGCATCACCCACAAGGGATCCACCCAAGCTACGAGGCTAGGCTGCAGCTGTAGGCACGCTGGGTGTGGTACCCAGTGGCACAGGGCACTGTGGAGCCCATCCCAGGGTGCAGCGCCGTCCCGTGCCCTTCTGGCTCTGCCACTCCTCAAACCTCACTTTCTAGTCTGCAGATGCCCCCGACGCCCCAGCGATGAGCTCCCCCTTTTCTATTCCCAGTGTACatagccccagccctgctcccctgtACAAAGCTCCGTCCATCGCTGTACTGGCTTCTCCCTTACAGCACCCCTGCGCCGCCCCAGCGTGTGGGCTGGCACTGGCCCATCCTGTATGCTTAAAAGTGTGACCATTCTAATAAacagtattattattattattattattattattattattattattattattacaaggattattattattgaaattattaataaagATTTCTTTCTTCAACCAGGGCGACTCAGGTTTTGACTGGTTGCGTGGGGCCATTGCTGGTACAGTGGatctggctgggcagggggccACAGCCTTTGGGCAGGTGGGGAACCCTTGGGGTTCCCAGCCTCACCATGGTGAGGGAGCAGGGTGCTGCATGAAGAGCCCTCTCCTGGCTGGGCCTAGCCCTTCATTCTTCAAGCCATCAGGTAATACATTCCTGAGTGCGTTCCCCACCTCAAGAGCAGCAGACCCACTGCTGGCATTGGTGTCCCTGGCAGAGCCTGCATTGTCTAGGGACAGGGCTTGGGACCCCACTGCAGGAGTGCTCGACTGTTCCTGCCTGCTAATTGCTTGCTCACCAGACTGTGAGAAAATAATTGCTGCTATAAattttctctcctcctcacaAGATGCTCAGGGGAGGCAGCAtaggctggtggcactgggctgggtccacGTTAATGAGCACAGCGGTCacccaggctgggctgctcctTGGGGCTGCTGCAGAACCCGTGCTGGCATCTCCCCACCAGGCTGAGCCCTGAGGGGGCTGTGTGCCTTGGGGTCTTAGGGCCAGTATGTCCAGGCTGTGGGCAGACAGCTTGAGGCAGTAAAcgctgcaggagctggtggggTTCTCAGGGCAGGCGCCCCAGTCTGGGGCTATACGTGTTGGGGGCCCCTGCCAGTGGCTGGTCAGCACCCAGCAGGCCCCTACAGTGAGGGCTGAGCACAACCACAGGGGTGGGAGGAAAAGGACTCACCAACCCAGGGTGATGAAATGCAGcctccctctgtgtcccccacGCACAGCCCACCCGCCACATGGAGGAGACACGGCACGGGCTGCACCACAGTTGCTTTAATGCCCATCTGAACTGGTGCCACTGCCTGGTGCGGAATAGACCAGCACGAGGCGGCCCCAGCGCTCGGGGTCCACAGGCAGCTCATCCCGCAGAACCAgctccaccagcagctccagccggcAGGACTGTCCGGGCGCCGGCTGTGGCACCGACAGCCCCACAGCCCGGAACAGGCAGCCCTgcgccagccccagcacctgcGGCGCTGTCTGGCCCAGGCGGCACCGGGCGCCCTGGCTCAGGACACGGAACCATCTGGCACGGCCAGGCGGGAAGGACCAGCGCAGGGTGAGGCTGAGCGAGAGCTGCTCGGGCTCGGGGCCCTCCTGCCACCAGAGCTGAGAGGCCATCACGCTGTGCACCTGCGGTGGGGAGGCCGCCACACTGGCCGTGTCCAGCACCTGCGAGGGAACCACAGCACTGTCAGGGTCAGGGCAGGCAGCCCCCACCTTCCCGGAACAAGGGGGGCACGGGGCAGGTGTCTCCACCAAGCCATAGCAGGCACTCACCCGGACCTCCCCGAGGAGGCAGGTGAAGGATGTCTCCtgcaggctgggctgctggCGGGACACAATCAGGGAGAGGTCTCGCAGGCTGcagtcctgcagctccagctcatAGCACCTGAGAGGGAATAGGCAGAGCAGGAGTGGTCCCAGGGAGTCCTGGCATCCCATGCCTGCCTGTGGACACAGGATGCAGGCAGGGCACTCACCGGCTGGTCCAGCCGTGGGAGCCACGGTGGCAGGCGGCGAGCAGCTTGGCGAGGCTGGGCGGCGGTGCCGGGAGGAACCGGGGGTGGTACCGGCCGTTGGGCTCTGCCAGAGAGGGCAGCGGGTGAGGGACTGCAGCAGGTGCTCACTGCAGAGAGCATGAGGGGGCAGGGTCCTCACCAGGCAGGGAGGTAGGATTGCCCTCAAAGCACATCTCTGAGTCCCAGGTGGTGACCTCCAGTGCCACTGTGAAGTCATCAGGCTGTGGCCCCTCCAGCTTGTAGAGCATGGTCAGGAAGATCTTGGGGGGGGCCGGCATCTGCAAAGAGAAGAGGCTgatgaccccaaatccacccagagagagagacagagacagagagagagacaaagaGAAGGTGCATCGTGTTAGGTGTGCTGGGCAGTGCgggcagagcctgggcacaCTTGCCACCAGGCCTGGGTCCACAGAGCTCAGGCCATGCATGCCATGTCAGGCTGACATGGTGCCAGCCTGGCGCTGAGGAGGGATAAAGGGCTTCGTCCCAACTCACCGGACAGCCACGCGTTCCTCGCCAGAGGGAATGgtcccctgcagctgcagggagctgccccCACACCAAGcatcctgcaggcagcagctggtgcTCAGCATGCCCTGGTGTTCCGGGTACAGTGGCTGGATGTCCTGTGCGCTCAGGTCGTACCAGGGTCCAGACTCTTCATCCTACAGCACAGGAAGAGCTGAGCTGGGGGAGCCAAAAGCAGGgacctccctgcccagcccagtcCAATCTGAccagagcagagctgtcacCCTGCACCCACCTTCCCATCCATAAATGTGCTGGTGCCCATGCCCAGGCTGAAGGAGGTGGTGAGGGGCAGTGTGCAAATGCTGTGGGTGGGCAGGTACTCTGCCAGCAAGCCCCAGAACCTGGAGGCAAAGGTGGGTGTCAGGACAGAGACTCCTATTATGGTcactgccctgcacagccttgAGTATCACCTCAGCTGGGGCAGAAAGGGGCCAGCTGCTCCTGATCAGCAGCCATGGTGTTCTGACAGCCACAGCATCCCTGTAGCTGTGTCCCACCAGCCCAAAGCCTTCCTGAGCCAGGGCACTCCTAGCCCCGTTCCTCCCCCAGTACCCGCCCTGCTGAGCTGCCTCACCTGTTCTCGTTCTGCAGGAAGTTCTCCTTCCCCAGGTGCTCATAGACCCAGCCAGGAGCAAAGATGGCTGCAGAGAGGCCATACTGGCGGATCAGGCGCAGGGACTGCAGAAACGAGCAGTTAGCAGCATGGGCCAGGCCAGGCGGTCACCTTGTCCCCTGTCCTGTCTCCACTCCCCCCATGTTCCACTGGCCCCATGGGATTTGCTGCACCACAGGGATTTGCTGCAGCATCTCCCTCTCCAGGGATgggtggcagcagtgggatCTTTTCATGCATGGCCAGCATTCTGGGATCCCTCACTCCTCACCAGTTCATCCTCAGTTTAGCAGGCcaacacagcacagcccagcagggctctaagtgggagctcagagccctgtgccagggaggtCCAGAGTCGCACTCTGGCCCAGCCCTGTCACACCCACCTTGTAAGTGTCGAAGCCAGCACCAACCACATCCCCACGGCCAAAGACATCAACGCCGACATAAACGTCATTTAGGCGTGGACCAGCCAGCCTCTGTGTacgctccagctgctcctccttccAGTTGTAGTTGGTGAACAGCCCGTCACAGGCATCAAAGAACATCCTGGAGACAAGGGTCAGAGTGGCAGATGCTCTGGTCACACACGGCCTCACCTAGGCCGTGCAGGTTGTGCCTGATCGCCGCcatgctgggtttggggtgggcAGCTCATGCCCCCTACCCGGGGACAGTTTTGCCAGCCTCACCTGTTCGCATTGTTCAGCTCATTCTGCCACCTCAGTGTGCCATCCTTCAGGACACTGTCATACCAGATCACCAGCCCACCCGGCACGGCACTGTGCACCCGCGCCGTCAGGTCCTGCAGGAAGAGGGGCAGGTTCCCCACCGCCGCTGCCTGCCAGGAGAGAGACACAGGTGGGTGAGGGTACAGGGCAGAGGCTCCCCACAGGAACAGCACGAAGGCAGGGCAgtgagcagaagcagcaggactCACGCTCAGTGTGTTCTCTATGTTGATCAGCCAGCCGTCGAAGCGGTAGTGCTGGGCAATGCGGGCCAGCTGCTCGGCCACGGCGCCGTACGCCTCCTCCCCGCCGGCCAGGAACGCCTCGCACAGCTTCTCCCCGTCTGTCCACTCCGTGATGAATGTGCCTGcagaggcagccagggcagcatcAGCCGCACATCCTGGTGAATCCAGctcactgctggggctgcctcagGCTCAGCCCTGTCCCTACCCAGCACAGGGACGCTGTTCCGGTGCGCTGCATTGGTCCAGACCACGGGCGGGATGGTGACAGTGTGGTGACTGAAGTAGACAAAGATGTCGATGTAGCGCCAGTGGTAGAAGACATAGGGGTTGCGTGTAGCCGAGCCCTGGATGAAcctgcagagggaaaagggtTGGGCAGTGCAGGAAGGACGCTGACAGATGCTGTGGAGCTGGGTAGAAGCCTGACtcacaggcaggagctgggcagagctgcgGCGCTGAGCCACCTCTGAACATCCCAGCCTGAGCAAGgttccccaagcactgtgccAAACACCCCATCTCTGCTCACctgtggctgagctggcagaAGACATGTCAGGCAGAAACAGAACTGCCTTGGGGTTTGAGATGTTGAAAGTCCCTTCCACTTTCCACCTAGCACGTACCTGTCCTCCAAGTACCCGCCACGCATGTCGTGGCACACCAGTGTCCGGGGCCTGCTGCTGTGGAGCGGGGGCTGGCGCTTGGCCAGAGGCACAGCTGACACATTGAAGTCATCGTTGCTGTTGGGCTGCCAGGCCAGCAGCTCTTCCAGGCCGGTCAAGAAGAAGCTGATGGGCTCCGTGGTCTTCGTGTCAAAGTACCTTGCTGGGAAGGATGGGGAGGCGGGGCAGGGTCAGCAGTGAGCACTGCCTGTGCAGCTCGGTCGGCACCGACACCGTCCCCGTCCGGCGGGGTTTAGGCGTGGGCCGGCCCCTCTCCCGGTGCCTCACCTGGCAGGGGTTGCGGGCGGTCGCTGATGGTGTCGTGCAGGACCGTGGTTCCCTGGATGTCCGCCGCCGGCTGCAAGCTGCCCCGGGAGGTGGATGAGGGCCGGGCTCCGCCAGCACCGCGGCCAGCGCCGACCTCCCCATCACGGTCCCGGTCCCGGACCCCATGCCCATCACCGTCCCCGTCCCGGTCCCGGACACGATCGCGGcctcggcccggcccccgccatccacctccgccgccgccgcgcggcCCGCTCCGCCTCCGCCGGCTCctccgccgcggccccgggctcCGCTCCCGTCCTCTTCCCGCGGCGCGCCGGCCcctccgccgcctccgccgcctccgccatggcgctgccgccgccgccgccgccgctgccgcactgacggcggcgccgccgccgccgggcccggctcTCCCGGGGGCGCGGCCCCGGAgctccgcccgcccggccccggcaccaCCCGCCGCCGTGTCCTGGGGCGGGGCGTCCTGGGACGGACCGCgtgccccgggccgggctgcaTCCTCGGAGCAAGCCGCGTGCCTCTGAATTGATTGCGTGTCCTGGGGTAGAACGCTGTGCCAGGACGGGAATCTCTGTGCTGGGGTGCCGCCTGTGTCCGTAACTGCTGCGCAGTCTGGGATGGAGATGGTACCTGGTTCCCAGGGGCCAGTGTGGCCAAGGAGCTTTGCCCATGCCATGGTACAGGGCTGAGGCCCTGAGCTGATGCCCCCACCCCACAGGCATAGCAGTGAACGGCCTAATTTGCCTCACTTGGCCCCCACCATCCGCCCACTCCCCACATGTGGGGCCAGGGCTCTATTTAAGGTCATCCCAAGTACCCCAACCTAGTCCCCTCCCTTCTGTGCTTGAGGTGCTGGTTTCCAGCTGCAGCATTGCTCAGCTTAGCCACGGAGCTGCCAGTCCAGACCCTGACACCCAGCTTCACCTGAGACCTACCTCCTCTCCATGGATGTGCTGGATAACCTGCACTTGTGAAAACCCTGCCACCCTTCCCAGCCTGTTCTGTTCCCAGCCTGACAGTTCTGTCACGCACGCAGCTCCTTGGGGCACAGCTGGCCCATGCAGTGCCTGGCACACGTCTCCCAGCTCTCCAGGGACAGTTTGCTCTTCCCTTtccacccccagcccagcagcaccatgCCAGCCCTCAGCTCTTGGGGAGCCCCTGCACCCCAGGAGCAGAACCTTGCCCTGAATCACTTGGAGCCTCTCCACACACAAAACGAGGACACTGAGGGTGTGAGCAAGGCTGGAAATGTGAGGTGTTTAATGTGGTGTGAGCTGAATGAGGGGGTCAGCATGCTGgcccatgctgctgctgcatctaCACAAACAGGAGGCCTGGTCAGCAGATAACCTAAGGGAAGAGGAAGTGGTTGAGGCCAGAGGCCccacacccagggctgctggtgggGAGAGAGCCCTtcctgagcagaggctgcagtgAGCAGCAACAGaatctgcagagggaactgatGAAACTCACTCCCCACAGGGGGACCCAGCCCCCCACTGCAACACCTGCaccagggaaggaaggaggccCTTAGTGGTTTATTGCCTTTCTGGATGGTGCTGAGCACCTTCTGCCCATTCCAGCcagggagcacagccaggagccaGGAGGTGAAAATGGCACAGTGCAGGTGTCTGCGCTGCCTCGCACCAGGGCACCAGCGGCCACActgtcctgctgtgccagctcagccagagcTGTGACAGGCTGAGCCTGGCAAACCCAGGTCTGGAGCAGAGAGAAGGGGTGAGCTCCCTGCCCACCCCAGGTGAGCAGCTGCTTCCTGGTCACCAACGTGGCAGGGGCTTACAATTGCTCCGTCTTCCAGGTGTGTGTGGTTAGccttgaggtgctggagtgaggGAATTCACACActggtgcagctgctggggtAGTGGCACTAGGGTGACTAACAGCATAATGGGGGTGGCACTCCTGGGATGAGAGGGACAGGGGCTCCTCAGCCACCTGGCCTGGCACAGGAGTGGGAGGGCCCGGTGCTCAGGGGTCCCCACTGTACTTGATGAGGTGGCCACTGAAGGTGATGTAGGTGTCGTACTCATCGCTGAAGATGGCGTTCTCACGCTCACCCTTGTAGAGCCGTACCCAGACCTCATCTTGCTCCTTCAGCTCCAGCATGACGCTCTGGCTCTGCATGATGCTGCGGTCGCTCACCTGGGTGTAGAGGATCACCACCTCTGCCCCATTGTGCATGACATGCAGGTATGTCTCCTTCTGGTTCCAGGTGTGCACGTTGAGGCTGAAGTAGTAGATTCCAGGGATGTAGCAGTAAAACTTGCCCGTGAACATGTTGAAGTGCTCGTAGAGGTTGACAAACTCCGTGTCAAAGATGAGGGTCTGGTAGTAGTCGTTACTGTGCAGGGGTTTCTTGCGGCCCACGGAGAAGGCAGCGTAGTGGCTCTTGCAGCGCTCCCCAGGGGCGCCCATGCTGCCCTTCTGTCCCTTGGGCCCTGCGTggcccctgctgccagccacCCCCGTCTTGCCGAACTTGCCCTGCATGCCACGCTCACCGCGGTCCCCCTTCTCTCCTGGgtggagcaggagggagagTTGGGCTGTCAGGCAGGGGCCACAGCTGAACCCGGCACCCCAAAAGCCCCTTCCCCAGAGGGGGATGGAAGGAGCAGGGACCTAccagtcctgcccctgcccctcccGAGGCTCTGATGCTGCTGCCTAGAAGCCACCACAACAGGGGCTGCTCACACCAAAGTGTGGCTCCTGCCCTGTCTGTGCAGGACACAGAACCACTGGCACCACCCCAGTTTCTCATTCCCAGtctgtgcaggagctggcactgtgagcccagctcagcactggACCTGGGGCAATGCTGGCAACACAGCCTGGGGTCCTGCCAGCCCTCACCTTTCAGGATGGTCATGTTGATCTGAGGCACAGGCTGGTAGTGGGGGTAGAAGCGCTTTTCGGGTGGGGGGCAGCAGCGGACACAGCGGGGCTGTGGgggcagcccctcctgggcaTCATCAACCTTCTGCTCCTGTGTGGCCCTGGCAAGGCAGAAAGCAAAGTGCAACAGGCAGCTATGGGGGTTGGGACCCCTCtccagtgccagggctgccctggcccCGGCTGCAGAGCACCCTGGCTCTGGGGTCCCCTCACCTGGCAGCTTGGTGCTGGGATGGGGCCTCATTGGGGTCTGTCCACCATcgctgggcagggatggagctggtcTGGCTCcccacagggcagggcagcaggaagaTCAGCAGGAAGATCAGCAGGACACCTtgcacccacagcccctccaTGCCTTGGCAGTGCCCTGTGAGgtgccagggacagctgagTGGGACAGGAATGAGGAGactcccagcccagccatgcCCCAAGCTGTCCTGGGACAGGACCTGTGCACTGCACAACCCCTGGGGTCTGGCTGGGCTATGGAACAGTGTCACCCCAGTGAGCACCGGTGGAGACCCACATTGAGGCAGTTAGGGGGCTCTGGCCTCACCAACATGTGCagcccctgagccctggcacatACGGCAGATGGGATTACCTCAGGAGCTGAGagtggagcagagcagcagactCTGAGCGGGCCAAGTCCTggaccaagtgctgctgctcctgctcagcctggtTTCAGCTGCCTCCCATAGACACCCAAGAACAGCAATTTAGGATGTCAGCACCTAAAAAGTTACAGAGAGCTCCAGATGCCATGGGGCAAATGTCAGGGTGCAGCCCGACCTGTGTGTGGGACCCCAGCCGGGCCCAGAGAGGGCAGCTGCACCCCACTCCTGTGAGGggctcctgtgccctgggggctGCCAGCCCAAGGGTTTGCAAGGGGGCAACACCCACTGTTCCAGAAAGAGGGACGTGGGCTGGCAGCCCTATCTGGGAGCTGGCTGAAACCTTCCCAAAAGCCCACACCCTGTATGGGGCCAAAACTAATATTTGCAGTGGTGGTGGCACTGTGGCCCAGCCCGGGGACTTCACGACCCCTCCCTCTATTATCAGGACCGTATCTGCTGGAGACGTGGGGCCGGGCACGCAGCACCTCGCCCTTTGGCCCGGTGGCACCGGGACAGCCTTGGCCAAACAGGGGTGTAGCACTGCCCAGCGCTGGGCATCCCGCGGCAGCAGGCTCCGAGCCGGGACGGGGACggccgctgtccccgctgctATCGCAGCCAGGTGCCTCCCTGGCTTGGGCCGTGGGTGTGACCTCGGCCCTCGTCCCGCCCGGCTGTACTCCACGGGCTCCGCCGCGACCCCGGAGCGCCGGTCCCAAGGGCAAAGCGCCCTCTCAACCCTGTCCTGTGTTTTGCGGCTGAGCCGGGCCATGGCGGATTCTGGGGCAGAACCCCGTGGTTTTGGTGAGCGCCTGCTCTCAGAGCACCGGGGTCTCCAGTCGGTGGCTGTCCCACTGTCCCGGGGTGCGGGGTCCGAGGGACCGCGTGCGCTCCGCAGCGGGTGCGGAGGGCGTCTGAGGCCGGGGCCGGATGCCTGGATTATGAGTCACTGGAGCTGTGAAGGGGCGGAGGGATTGGAAAAGACTCCAaagggcttttcctgctgctcaaACCCTCTGCCAAGGGCCTGGCCCCGGCATACATTTCCCGGTGTCTCTGTCTCTCATCCCGTTGCCTCGGTGCTGCCAGGTTGGAGGAGGCAGGGGAGAAGTGGATCCACGGACAGGGCGTGGAGGAGGCCAGCCAGGGCCTTGTGGGCAGCCttggccctggctctgctcagcctgcCGGGCCTCCAGCTGCGCCGGACGCACAGCACTGAGCACGGCACGGGCGTGCCGAGGTTTGGGAAGCCTGTGGCtttccctcagctctgggaccgtCACGCCAGGCATTCCTCTGGGACCTGGAGCAGGCTTGGCCCTGGGGAAAACGCAGTGtcacagggagctgctccaCAAGGAGAAACCCTTCACCAGGAAGTTCCCATGGTGGAAGGCAGCGCTTCCCAGGCTGTTGGGAGCAGAGGCGAGTGTGCGGTGCGTGCaggctgctgtcagcagcacaCGGGGTTTGCTGGGTCCCCAGCATGCCCCCACTGTACCTTGCAGGCgtgctgggcaggaggtgcCCACCTGCACACAGGTGtacacagccctgccagggatATGCATTTTCCCTCAGGGCTGGCTGCTCTCCAGGAGCAAGATTTAAACATAGTGGCTGCAGAAGCCTTGGGACTGCAAGtcaaaacatcccaaaatacTTTCCAGCTGGAGATGAAGACTAGGATGAAAGTGAACAAATCCTagggaagggatgaggggcttgGGGCAGTGTGGAGGCAGCAGTACCTGCAATCGTCTTTGTTTAGGGTGGTGGACACAAACTTCCCTGCACCACAGCAGCCAGAACCATTGTGCCTCTGGGGTCCAGCTGGTGGGCCAGGTcccctgtgtgctgctgctgatgttGGAATGGTTACAGAGCCCTTtttcccctggagcagggcagagccagcaggcagcagggtgTGGGTTGCATGGGGCAGATGTGGGGAAGGAGCCCGGGGTAGTTGCAGCCCTCCAACTTCTGTAGCACCAGCAAGATgttgtgctggggaccccaacAGCTACTGTGACCCCCAAAGAGATACCGAAGGTAGCCCAGCGTGGGCTTGATGTGGTCGTAGCCATGAGTTTTTTGGGAacgcagctggggcagggctgggggggatCTGTGTCCTCCCAGAGCTGCGGTGGGTCGGGCTGTGCCCCAGACTACTGTAAGGCTCAGCCATGTGGTCCCCAC
The DNA window shown above is from Lonchura striata isolate bLonStr1 chromosome 19, bLonStr1.mat, whole genome shotgun sequence and carries:
- the ENGASE gene encoding cytosolic endo-beta-N-acetylglucosaminidase, giving the protein MAEAAEAAEGPARRGKRTGAEPGAAAEEPAEAERAARRRRSRDGDGDGHGVRDRDRDGEVGAGRGAGGARPSSTSRGSLQPAADIQGTTVLHDTISDRPQPLPARYFDTKTTEPISFFLTGLEELLAWQPNSNDDFNVSAVPLAKRQPPLHSSRPRTLVCHDMRGGYLEDRFIQGSATRNPYVFYHWRYIDIFVYFSHHTVTIPPVVWTNAAHRNSVPVLGTFITEWTDGEKLCEAFLAGGEEAYGAVAEQLARIAQHYRFDGWLINIENTLSAAAVGNLPLFLQDLTARVHSAVPGGLVIWYDSVLKDGTLRWQNELNNANRMFFDACDGLFTNYNWKEEQLERTQRLAGPRLNDVYVGVDVFGRGDVVGAGFDTYKSLRLIRQYGLSAAIFAPGWVYEHLGKENFLQNENRFWGLLAEYLPTHSICTLPLTTSFSLGMGTSTFMDGKDEESGPWYDLSAQDIQPLYPEHQGMLSTSCCLQDAWCGGSSLQLQGTIPSGEERVAVRLFSLQMPAPPKIFLTMLYKLEGPQPDDFTVALEVTTWDSEMCFEGNPTSLPEPNGRYHPRFLPAPPPSLAKLLAACHRGSHGWTSRCYELELQDCSLRDLSLIVSRQQPSLQETSFTCLLGEVRVSACYGLVETPAPCPPCSGKVGAACPDPDSAVVPSQVLDTASVAASPPQVHSVMASQLWWQEGPEPEQLSLSLTLRWSFPPGRARWFRVLSQGARCRLGQTAPQVLGLAQGCLFRAVGLSVPQPAPGQSCRLELLVELVLRDELPVDPERWGRLVLVYSAPGSGTSSDGH
- the C1QTNF1 gene encoding complement C1q tumor necrosis factor-related protein 1, which gives rise to MEGLWVQGVLLIFLLIFLLPCPVGSQTSSIPAQRWWTDPNEAPSQHQAARATQEQKVDDAQEGLPPQPRCVRCCPPPEKRFYPHYQPVPQINMTILKGEKGDRGERGMQGKFGKTGVAGSRGHAGPKGQKGSMGAPGERCKSHYAAFSVGRKKPLHSNDYYQTLIFDTEFVNLYEHFNMFTGKFYCYIPGIYYFSLNVHTWNQKETYLHVMHNGAEVVILYTQVSDRSIMQSQSVMLELKEQDEVWVRLYKGERENAIFSDEYDTYITFSGHLIKYSGDP